One genomic segment of Passer domesticus isolate bPasDom1 chromosome 21, bPasDom1.hap1, whole genome shotgun sequence includes these proteins:
- the LOC135284494 gene encoding uncharacterized protein LOC135284494, which translates to MAGRFFSLFKCFRGKNKKGPGAASGEQLEEPEQIQTLQDDAAVERTQEQQSSRGHFRRTAQMFRKFPHIRRRKTNTAAAEGPAEPDSGLTQLQAEPDVSPDSAGLSQDLDTSGTETWPQALPTSVTEDGVIKNTDNEEIEALKNTGAMPTPPEICASTVDFFQDSAVPYQQQVPAMVKNIHQNLMSHVTVDARLHSDIVRLAEEHPADVALTLLHCAPTCDRAAAMMWRAIGSSRPTMEKVLATLLCVMEDWPVHSTCTSDGDNKDVFALAATLVIWVIVPKCHEAMILHSSRLFVALLFHVVITTQKQMPPEEVENFWRACQEEHRLPSRPSRFAVQAMKALLCRLECDQEVMAMERKCGWDTLLCAHTQHYAVGLLAREMRRVSLSLCSGIALRLLGLLSREEPHWDLPGLAFLVEVLECLDLRECADSILEIMSRHLRNECRQRRRLALRGLVVLSKDPSMARRMGTLSPSLLELLGDADRELVGMTLSVFTNLLKSKDMLVSSTTAPKLAEALLLLFDHVGLE; encoded by the exons ATGGCAGGCAGATTTTTCAGCCTGTTCAAATGCTTCcgggggaaaaataagaaaggccctggagctgcttcaggAGAGCAACTTGAAGAGCCAGAGCAgatccagacactgcaggacg atgcagccgtggagcgcacacaagagcagcaatccagccgtggccacttccgcagaacagcgcag ATGTTCCGAAAATTCCCGCACATTCGGCGTAGAAAGACCaacaccgcagcagctgagggcccagctgagcctgactcggggctgacccagctccaagcagagcctgatgtcagcccaGATTCAGCTGGGCTCTCGCAAGACTTGGACACCTCAGGGACTGAAACCTGGCCACAGGCTCTTCCCAcatcagtgactgaggatggaGTCATAAAAAACACTGACAATGAAGAGATTGAGGCCTTGAAAAATACTGGAGCCATGCCCACTCCCCCTGAGATTTGTGCTTccactgtggattttttccaggacagtgctgttccttatcagcagcag gtgccagccatgGTGAAGAACATCCACCAGAATCTCATGTCCCACGTCACTGTGGATGCCAGGCTGCACAGTGAcattgtgaggctggctgaGGAACACCCTGCAGACGTGGCGCtgaccctcctgcactgtgccccaacgtgtgacag agctgctgcaatgatgTGGAGAGCCATAGGCTCATCACGACCAACAATGGAGAAGGTGCTGGCaacactgctctgtgtgatggaggattggcctgtgcacagcacatgcacctccgatggggacaacaAGGACgtttttgccctggct gcaactctggtgatctggGTCATTGTGCCTAAATGCCATGAGGCCATGATCCTTCATTCCTCCcgcctgtttgtggctctgctcttccatgtTGTCATCACCACACAGAagcagatgccaccagaggaagttgaaaaCTTCTGGAGAGCATGCCAGGAGGAACACCGCCTTCCCAGCAggcccagcag gtttgcagtgcaggccatgaaggctctgctctgtcgactggagtgtgaccaggaggTGATGGCTATGGAGcgtaagtgtggctgggacacgctgctgtgtgctcacacccagcactatgccgtgggtctgctggccag agAGATGCGCCGTGTCTCTCTCTCCTTGTGTTCTGGGATTGCTCTCCGCCTgcttgggctgctcagcagggaggagccacactgggatCTGCCCGGCCTGgcgttccttgtggag gtcctcgagtgcctggacttgagggaatgtgcTGACAGCATCCTGGAGATCATGTCAAGGCACCTGAGGAACGAGTGCAGGCAGAGGCGTCGCCtggcgctcagaggcctcgtggtgctcagcaaggatccctcgatg gccaggagaatgggcactctgtctccaagccttctggagctgctgggtgatgcagaCAGAGAGCTGGTGGGCATGACGCTCTCTGTGTTCACTAATTTGCTCAAGAGCAAAGACATGCTGGTatccagcaccactgccccgaagctggctgaggctctcctgctgctcttcgaCCAC GTGGGCCTGGAGTAG